A region of Microtus ochrogaster isolate Prairie Vole_2 linkage group LG1, MicOch1.0, whole genome shotgun sequence DNA encodes the following proteins:
- the Rbm47 gene encoding RNA-binding protein 47, which produces MTAEDSTTAMNSDPTVGSSAKVPEGVAGAPNEAALLALMERTGYSMVQENGQRKYGGPPPGWEGPHPQRGCEVFVGKIPRDVYEDELVPVFETVGRIYELRLMMDFDGKNRGYAFVMYCHKNEAKRAVRELNNYEIRPGRLLGVCCSVDNCRLFIGGIPKMKKRGEILEEIAKVTEGVLNVIVYASAADKMKNRGFAFVEYESHRAAAMARRKLMPGRIQLWGHQIAVDWAEPEIDVDEDVMQTVKILYVRNLMIETTEETIKRSFGQFNPGCVERVKKIRDYAFVHFTSREDAVHAMNNLNGTELEGSCLEVTLAKPVDKEQYSRYQKAAKGGGGTAEVVAQQPSYVYSCDPYTLAYYGYPYNALIGPNRDYFVKSSIRGRGRGAAGNRAPGPRGSYLGGYSAGRGIYSRYHEGKGKQQEKGYELVPNLEISTVNPVAIKPGAVAIPAIGAQYSMFQAAPAPKIIEDGKIHTMEHMISPIAVQPDPATAAAAAAAAAAHAAVIPAVSTPPPFQGRPITPVYTVAPNVQRIPTAGIYGASYVPFAAPATATIATLQKNAAAAVYGGYAGYIPQAFPAALQVPIHDVYQTY; this is translated from the exons ATGACCGCAGAGGATTCCACCACAGCCATGAACAGCGATCCCACAGTTGGGTCCTCCGCCAAGGTGCCAGAGGGCGTGGCGGGCGCGCCCAATGAGGCTGCACTGTTGGCCCTGATGGAGCGCACTGGCTACAGCATGGTACAGGAGAATGGGCAGCGCAAGTACGGTGGCCCTCCGCCTGGCTGGGAGGGTCCGCATCCCCAGCGAGGCTGCGAGGTCTTCGTGGGGAAGATCCCGCGTGATGTGTATGAAGATGAGCTGGTACCTGTGTTTGAGACCGTAGGCCGCATCTACGAATTGCGCCTCATGATGGATTTCGACGGCAAGAACCGCGGCTATGCCTTCGTCATGTATTGCCACAAGAATGAGGCCAAGCGAGCTGTTCGTGAGCTCAACAACTACGAGATCCGCCCGGGCCGCCTGCTGGGCGTGTGTTGCAGCGTAGACAACTGCCGCCTCTTCATCGGTGGCATCCCCAAGATGAAGAAGCGTGGGGAGATCCTAGAAGAGATTGCCAAGGTCACTGAAGGCGTGCTCAACGTGATCGTCTATGCCAGTGCGGCAGACAAGATGAAAAACCGAGGCTTTGCCTTCGTGGAGTACGAGAGCCATCGCGCTGCAGCAATGGCTCGCCGCAAGCTCATGCCAGGTCGTATCCAACTGTGGGGCCACCAGATTGCCGTGGATTGGGCCGAGCCCGAGATCGATGTGGACGAGGACGTGATGCAGACAGTGAAGATCCTCTACGTGCGCAACCTCATGATCGAGACCACCGAGGAGACCATCAAGAGGAGCTTCGGCCAGTTCAACCCAGGCTGCGTGGAACGGGTCAAGAAGATCCGCGACTATGCCTTCGTGCACTTCACTAGCCGTGAGGACGCCGTGCATGCCATGAACAACCTCAACGGCACAGAGCTGGAGGGCTCCTGCTTGGAGGTCACGCTGGCCAAGCCTGTGGACAAGGAGCAGTACTCCCGCTACCAGAAGGCGGCCAAGGGCGGCGGAGGCACAGCCGAGGTGGTGGCCCAGCAGCCCAGCTACGTGTATTCCTGTGACCCCTACACGTTGGCCTACTATGGCTACCCCTACAATGCGCTCATCGGGCCCAACAGGGACTACTTCGTGAAAA GCAGCATAAGAGGCCGAGGCCGAGGTGCGGCTGGAAACAGAGCCCCAGGGCCCAGGGGTTCCTACCTCGGAGGATATTCTGCTGGCCGTGGTATATATAGCCGATATCACGAAGGCAAAGGCAAACAGCAAGAAAAAGGATATGAACTTGTGCCAAATTTGGAAATCTCTACTGTCAACCCAGTTGCCATTAAACCCGGCGCAG TGGCCATCCCTGCCATTGGTGCCCAGTACTCCATGTTCCAGGCAGCCCCAGCCCCTAAGATAATTGAAGATGGCAAGATCCATACAATGGAACACATGATCAGCCCCATTGCCGTGCAACCTGACCCCGCCACTGCCgccgctgctgccgccgctgccgCTGCCCATGCTGCTGTCATTCCTGCGGTATCCACACCGCCACCTTTCCAG ggCCGCCCAATAACTCCTGTGTACACCGTGGCACCAAATGTTCAGAGAATCCCCACCGCCGGCATCTACGGGGCCAGCTACGTTCCCTTCGCTGCTCCTGCCACTGCCACCATCGCCACACTACAGAAGAACGCTGCGGCCGCCGTCTACGGGGGCTACGCCGGCTACATACCTCAGGCCTTCCCCGCTGCTCTCCAGGTGCCCATCCACGACGTCTACCAGACTTACTAA